The Juglans microcarpa x Juglans regia isolate MS1-56 chromosome 2S, Jm3101_v1.0, whole genome shotgun sequence genome has a window encoding:
- the LOC121252612 gene encoding transcription factor IIIA codes for MEEIGEIEKPIFRDIRRYFCDFCGICRSKKSLITSHILAHHKEEMGEIEVDGEEKIEGNKSNACSECGAAFSKPAYLKQHMQSHSLERPYTCPVDDCHSSYRRKDHLTRHLLRHLGKLFKCPIERCNLEFSFQGNMKRHMKEFHREDCSSPDTECQKQYICLEVGCGKVFRFASKLQKHEESHVKLDSVEAFCSEPGCMNYFANDKCLKAHIQSCHQHITCEICGTRQLRKNFKRHQRTHESAGSLERIKCNYKGCLQTFSNKSNLHQHMKAVHLELKPFACSFSGCGMRFAHKHVRDNHEKTGNHVYTLGDFEESDERFQSRPKGGRKRKYPTVEMLIRKRVTPPSQSEEGSDYLAWLLAQTTED; via the exons atggaggagattGGAGAGATCGAAAAGCCGATATTCAGAGACATTAGGCGTTATTTCTGTGATTTTTGCGGCATCTGCAGGTCCAAGAAGTCCCTTATTACCTCTCACATCCTCGCTCATCACAAG GAAGAGATGGGAGAGATTGAAGTTGATGGGGAagagaaaatagagggaaaTAAATCTAATGCTTGCTCAGAATGTGGTGCAGCTTTCAGTAAACCCGCGTATCTGAAGCAACACATGCAAAGTCATTCACTTGAG AGGCCGTATACTTGTCCAGTTGATGATTGCCATTCCAGTTACAGAAGAAAGGACCACTTGACTCGCCATCTTCTTCGGCACCTAGGTAAACTATTTAAGTGTCCAATCGAGAGATGCAACCTTGAATTTTCATTCCAAGGCAACATGAAAAGGCACATGAAAGAATTCCATCGCGAGGATTGCTCTTCCCCTGATACTGAATGCCAGAAGCAGTATATCTGCCTGGAAGTCGGTTGTGGAAAGGTTTTCAGATTTGCGTCAAAGCTGCAAAAGCATGAGGAATCCCATG TTAAACTAGACTCGGTGGAGGCATTCTGCTCCGAGCCTGGTTGTATGAATTATTTTGCAAACGATAAATGCCTTAAGGCCCACATCCAGTCCTGCCACCAACATATTACTTGTGAGATATGCGGGACAAGGCAGCTGAGAAAGAACTTTAAGCGGCACCAGCGAACACATGAATCTGCAGGTTCATTGGAGAGAATCAAATGCAATTACAAGGGTTGTcttcaaacattttcaaat AAATCAAATCTCCATCAGCACATGAAGGCCGTGCACCTTGAACTTAAACCTTTTGCCTGTAGCTTTTCTGGTTGTGGCATGAGGTTCGCACATAAGCATGTTAGAGATAATCATGAAAAGACAGGGAACCATGTTTATACACTT GGGGATTTTGAAGAATCAGATGAGCGATTTCAATCCAGGCCTAAGGGTGGGCGAAAGAGGAAGTACCCAACCGTAGAAATGCTGATTCGGAAGAGGGTTACTCCACCAAGTCAATCGGAAGAGGGATCTGACTACCTTGCTTGGTTGCTCGCTCAGACGACTGAGGATTAG
- the LOC121252613 gene encoding LOW QUALITY PROTEIN: leucine-rich repeat receptor-like protein kinase TDR (The sequence of the model RefSeq protein was modified relative to this genomic sequence to represent the inferred CDS: inserted 1 base in 1 codon) → MKLSSLPFLLLLLADLLLSLVYSAPASAVPPQLLSLLSLKSSLKDPLSTFHDWDPTSSVNPSPEGDVPVWCSWSGIKCQPKTAQITTLDLSHRNLSGIIPPDIRYLSRLINLNLSGNNFDGPLQPAIFELPELRTLDISHNYFNSTFPPGISRLKFLHIFNAYSNSFTGSLPPDLVHLRFLEQLNLSGSYFNGSIPPSYGSFPRLKFLYLAGNYLDGPLPPQLGYLTQLEHMEIGYNAFEGGVPVEFSMLSNLRYLDISNATLSGTLAPELGKLTKLESLLLYKNQISGTIPASFGNFKALRTLELSDNRLSGTIPSELVSLEGLVEIRLMDNNLSGEIPEKIGELPNLNSLLLWNNSLNGTIPKKLGSNGNLQQLDLSSNSLTGPIPPNLCLGNKLFKLILFSNRLVDQLPRSLTNCTSLFRFRIQNNLLNGSIPYGLGSLPNLTFVDISANNFTGPIPEDLGNAEKLQQLNISQNHFDAVLPDNIWDATNMQIFSASSAKLIGKIPDFIGCKSLSKIELQGNSLNGSIPWDIGHCDRLLCLNLSRNSLTGIXPWEISILPSVADVDLSRNFLTGTIPSNFGNCTTLESFNVSYNMLTGPIPSTGLIFPSLHPSSFLGNEGLCGGPLARPCATDTSSEGRVEEANKQQPKRTAGPAVIWIIALAFGIGLFVIAAGTRCFRTNYSRRFGDEREIGPWRLTAFQRLNFTAEDVVECLTNTDKILGMGSTGTVYKAEMPGGEIIAVKKLWGKHKDNVRRSRLGVLAEVEVLGNVRHRNIVRLLGCCSNRECTMLLYEYMPNGNLDDLLHSNTKVVTDWVTRYNIALGVAQGICYLHHDCDPVIVHRDLKPSNILLDGKMEARVADFGVAKLIQSDESMSVIAGSYGYIAPEYAYTLQVDEKSDIYSYGVVLMEILSGKRSVDAEFGDGNSIVDWVRSKLKTKDGVKDILDKNAGASCASVREEMMQMLKIALLCTSRNPADRPCMRDVVLMLQEAMPKRKFLESMRNVNVSCGGGDIPLAQKPVLD, encoded by the exons ATGAAACTTTCTtcccttccttttcttcttcttcttcttgctgatCTTCTTCTCTCCCTCGTTTATTCTGCTCCCGCGTCTGCCGTTCCTCCCCAACTCTtgtctcttctctctctcaaatcctCCCTCAAAGACCCACTCTCCACCTTCCATGACTGGGACCCGACCTCCTCCGTTAATCCTAGTCCCGAAGGTGACGTCCCAGTTTGGTGTTCTTGGTCAGGCATCAAATGCCAGCCCAAAACCGCACAAATCACCACCCTAGACCTCTCTCATCGCAATCTCTCCGGTATAATTCCGCCAGATATCCGGTACCTGTCACGCTTAATCAACCTGAACCTGAGCGGTAACAACTTCGATGGACCTCTCCAACCAGCCATTTTCGAGCTACCGGAACTCCGGACCCTAGATATCAGCCACAACTACTTCAATTCAACGTTTCCACCTGGAATTTCCAGGCTCAAGTTCTTGCACATCTTCAACGCGTACAGTAACAGCTTCACTGGCTCACTTCCACCTGACCTCGTCCACCTCCGCTTCCTCGAGCAGCTTAACCTCAGCGGAAGCTACTTCAATGGTAGCATTCCACCAAGCTATGGGAGTTTCCCGAGGCTTAAGTTTCTCTACCTGGCCGGGAACTATTTGGATGGTCCCTTACCACCACAGTTAGGCTACTTGACACAGCTCGAGCACATGGAGATCGGTTACAACGCGTTCGAAGGCGGAGTACCCGTCGAATTCTCAATGCTATCAAATCTCAGGTACTTGGACATTTCTAACGCCACTCTCTCTGGCACACTTGCACCCGAGCTCGGGAAACTGACAAAGCTCGAGAGCTTGCTACTCTACAAGAACCAGATTTCAGGCACAATCCCGGCGAGTTTCGGAAATTTCAAAGCACTCAGGACTCTGGAATTGTCCGATAACCGTCTTTCGGGCACGATTCCCTCAGAACTGGTTAGCTTGGAGGGACTCGTCGAGATAAGACTAATGGACAACAACCTAAGCGGCGAAATACCGGAAAAGATCGGCGAATTGCCGAACCTCAACTCGCTACTCCTATGGAACAATTCGCTAAACGGTACCATTCCTAAAAAACTTGGGTCCAACGGCAACTTGCAGCAGCTCGACCTGTCGTCGAACTCTCTCACCGGTCCAATCCCACCGAACCTTTGCCTGGGAAACAAGTTATTCAAGCTCATTCTCTTCTCCAACAGGCTCGTCGATCAGCTCCCGAGATCGTTAACAAACTGCACCTCTTTGTTTAGGTTTCGGATCCAAAACAACCTGCTCAACGGCTCCATTCCTTACGGTCTCGGCTCTTTGCCCAACCTAACCTTCGTGGACATAAGCGCGAACAATTTCACCGGCCCAATCCCGGAAGATCTAGGCAATGCCGAGAAATTGCAGCAATTGAACATCTCACAAAACCATTTCGACGCTGTTCTGCCTGACAATATCTGGGACGCCACGAACATGCAGATCTTTTCCGCCAGTTCAGCGAAGCTCATCGGTAAAATTCCGGACTTCATCGGCTGCAAAAGCTTGTCAAAGATCGAGCTCCAAGGAAACTCCCTTAACGGTTCCATTCCCTGGGATATCGGTCATTGCGACCGGCTTCTGTGTTTGAATCTAAGCCGTAATTCACTCACCGGAA ATCCCTGGGAGATTTCCATCCTCCCGTCGGTAGCGGACGTCGACCTCTCACGTAATTTCCTCACGGGGACCATCCCCTCCAATTTCGGAAACTGCACCACATTGGAAAGCTTCAACGTATCCTACAATATGCTGACCGGACCGATACCGTCGACGGGTTTGATATTCCCGAGCCTCCATCCGTCCTCGTTTTTAGGGAACGAGGGTCTCTGTGGAGGGCCATTGGCGAGGCCCTGTGCGACCGACACGTCGTCAGAGGGTCGGGTTGAGGAGGCTAACAAACAACAGCCCAAGCGGACGGCTGGCCCAGCCGTTATTTGGATAATCGCGTTGGCATTTGGAATTGGCCTGTTCGTAATTGCCGCCGGAACTCGGTGTTTTCGCACCAATTACAGCCGTCGATTTGGCGACGAGCGTGAGATAGGACCGTGGAGGTTGACGGCGTTCCAGAGGTTGAACTTCACGGCGGAGGACGTGGTCGAGTGTTTGACGAACACGGATAAGATCTTAGGGATGGGTTCGACGGGGACGGTTTACAAGGCGGAAATGCCAGGTGGAGAGATCATAGCGGTGAAGAAGCTGTGGGGGAAACACAAGGACAACGTGAGGAGGAGCAGACTAGGTGTGTTGGCTGAGGTGGAGGTGCTGGGGAACGTGCGGCACAGGAACATAGTGAGATTGTTAGGGTGCTGCAGCAACAGGGAGTGCACCATGCTGCTCTACGAGTACATGCCCAACGGCAATCTCGACGATCTCTTGCACTCCAATACTAAGGTCGTTACCGACTGGGTTACCCGTTACAATATCGCGCTTGGGGTGGCTCAGGGAATTTGCTACCTTCACCACGACTGTGACCCGGTCATCGTGCACCGCGATCTCAAGCCCAGCAATATTTTGCTGGACGGTAAGATGGAGGCCAGGGTGGCCGATTTTGGGGTCGCTAAGTTGATCCAGAGCGATGAGTCCATGTCGGTGATTGCCGGCTCCTACGGCTACATTGCGCCAG AATATGCATATACCTTGCAAGTAGATGAAAAGAGCGATATATATAGTTATGGGGTGGTGTTGATGGAAATTTTGAGCGGTAAAAGATCGGTGGACGCTGAATTTGGGGATGGTAATAGCATTGTGGATTGGGTGAGGTCTAAGCTAAAGACTAAGGACGGTGTCAAAGACATATTGGACAAAAATGCCGGCGCCTCATGCGCATCTGTCCGGGAGGAGATGATGCAAATGCTTAAAATCGCGCTACTTTGCACTAGTCGAAACCCGGCCGACCGACCCTGCATGAGGGATGTCGTGTTGATGCTGCAAGAAGCTATGCCCAAGAGGAAGTTTCTCGAGAGCATGCGTAATGTTAATGTTAGTTGTGGTGGCGGTGATATCCCTTTGGCACAAAAACCAGTCTTGGATTAA
- the LOC121252108 gene encoding QWRF motif-containing protein 7 translates to MEYTHTRRRLSTTLPPSTPLLRSRSTTPATATLPVNNNNYNHFCSPNSCHRFTCYWRSKGGKISDEFSVCVGFVAGEVSGVSGGPESPGQNLGCPARPESPGFGGKIRVKGGGVGGVLKYFKQRKVSPPLEEEFHRFRVLHNRLLQWRFVNARGEAAMAGVKRIAEAKLFSIWVRIFKMRKTIVEKKIQMQRLKLEIKSYQIISPQMFLLNEWSRLERRNQESVSRLARKLLGLSVRLPLVQGAKIETTLYLLTELRSMLEQEDEYLEELEIAVPLLRALLAKEESIQIHLIQAA, encoded by the exons ATGGAATACACCCATACTCGCCGGCGCCTCTCCACCACATTGCCACCATCGACTCCCCTTCTACGAAGCCGAAGCACAACCCCAGCCACCGCCACACTTCCCGTCAACAACAACAACTACAACCATTTTTGCTCGCCAAATTCCTGCCACAGA TTCACGTGCTACTGGCGCAGCAAAGGGGGCAAAATCAGTGACGAATTCTCCGTCTGCGTGGGCTTTGTCGCCGGGGAGGTCTCTGGGGTGTCGGGTGGGCCGGAGTCGCCCGGGCAGAATTTAGGTTGTCCAGCAAGGCCGGAGTCGCCAGGGTTTGGTGGAAAGATCAGGGTTAAAGGTGGCGGTGTTGGTGGGGTTTTGAAGTACTTCAAGCAGAGGAAAGTGTCACCACCACTGGAGGAAGAGTTTCATCGGTTTCGGGTTCTGCATAATAGATTGCTGCAGTGGAGGTTTGTGAATGCTAGAGGGGAGGCTGCCATGGCTGGTGTAAAGAGAATTGCAGAG GCTAAACTATTTTCTATATGGGTTAGAATCTTCAAAATGAGAAAAACCAtagtagaaaagaaaattcaaatgcaAAGGCTCAAACTTGAgatcaaatcatatcaaatcatcaGCCCACAGATGTTCCTTCTAAATGAATGGTCAAGGTTGGAGAGAAGGAATCAAGAATCAGTCAGCAGATTGGCAAGAAAGTTATTGGGACTATCGGTCAGGCTTCCTTTAGTCCAAGGTGCTaag ATTGAGACAACACTTTATCTCCTTACAGAGCTCAGAAGCATGTTAGAACAAGAAGATGAGTATTTGGAGGAACTGGAGATTGCTGTTCCCTTGCTCCGTGCATTATTG GCAAAGGAGGAAAGTATACAGATACATCTAATCCAAGCTGCTTAA
- the LOC121252615 gene encoding zinc finger protein ZAT4-like → MEKHRICKICTKRLANGKAMGGHMRSHLAKLPIPPTVQQLDNSFAADSTLLSPSQSSSSSLNFPSPMQSYRSLNRDVLSLVPNSDKESDADSQPMNPTRRISKRRRETFAPLVKSPLEPELVSSVSDTFFEEDVAMSLLMLSRGKWPRTKEEVQHEGKDIGDDHSLRLNHTRTRPRTKFKCQTCKKAFPSYQALGGHRANHKKTKNQSREEDLEDGKDGGTARGRSRTGHGRFEQRVFECEFCFKVFESGQALGGHKKVHFSNLGNARSSSVVRFGDNIIDLNQPAQMEEDDEASQLVDFISTVSDAE, encoded by the coding sequence ATGGAAAAGCACAGAATCTGCAAGATCTGCACCAAGCGCTTAGCCAATGGCAAGGCCATGGGGGGCCACATGAGATCTCATCTTGCCAAGCTTCCGATCCCTCCGACAGTACAACAGCTTGACAACTCGTTCGCCGCCGATTCAACTCTGCTATCTCCATCTCAATCCTCATCCTCTTCTCTCAACTTCCCCTCCCCCATGCAGTCCTACCGATCTCTCAACCGCGACGTCCTCTCTCTCGTTCCAAACTCCGACAAGGAAAGTGACGCCGACTCTCAACCTATGAATCCAACTCGCAGAATATCCAAGCGGCGTCGTGAAACCTTTGCACCACTCGTCAAGTCGCCACTCGAACCGGAACTGGTCAGTTCAGTCTCTGatactttctttgaagaagaCGTGGCTATGTCTCTTCTAATGCTTTCTAGGGGCAAATGGCCAAGAACGAAAGAAGAAGTTCAACATGAAGGTAAGGATATTGGGGATGACCATTCTCTCCGCCTGAATCACACGCGAACACGGCCTCGAACAAAGTTCAAGTGCCAGACGTGCAAGAAAGCGTTTCCATCCTATCAGGCTCTTGGAGGCCACAGAGCGAACCACAAAAAAACCAAGAATCAGTCACGAGAAGAGGATTTGGAAGATGGTAAAGACGGGGGAACTGCCCGTGGCCGTAGCCGTACAGGTCATGGCCGCTTTGAGCAGAGAGTCTTTGAATGTGAATTCTGTTTTAAGGTGTTCGAATCTGGTCAAGCATTGGGTGGACACAAGAAGGTCCACTTTTCCAACTTAGGCAATGCTAGAAGTTCTTCTGTCGTTAGATTTGGAGACAATATAATAGATCTTAATCAGCCGGCTCAGatggaggaagatgatgaagcTAGTCAGCTGGTTGACTTCATCTCAACTGTATCCGATGCAGAATAA